One region of Oceanipulchritudo coccoides genomic DNA includes:
- a CDS encoding saccharopine dehydrogenase family protein, with protein sequence MKPVVILGAGKIGGAVAKMLSGSGEYAVTIADKNERALGRLKDKVPEVDTHVVDLSEEKALVDLLKGRERVISACPYYINTLIARSALAAGVSYFDLTEDRETTREIIAISKKATDGQIFMPQCGLAPGFISILANDLCKAFDKLDSVKMRVGALPQFPSNMMMYNLTWSTDGLINEYCNPCEAIHETRLAEILALEGLELFSLDGKNYEAFNTSGGLGTLCETLKGKVRNLNYKTVRYKGHQYLMQFLVNELHLGKRRKLMREILENAIPVTFQDVTLIFCTVSGWIDGKLTQHSNARKIYNADFSGEQWSSIQITTAAGICGVVDLAANGQLASKGFVRQEEVSYDEFINNRFGQYYGTGEEDSDPEVKIEPITDFSS encoded by the coding sequence ATGAAGCCGGTCGTCATCCTGGGCGCAGGAAAAATCGGTGGTGCCGTCGCCAAGATGCTTTCGGGGTCCGGCGAATACGCTGTCACAATCGCAGATAAGAACGAGCGGGCCCTTGGCCGACTGAAGGACAAGGTCCCTGAAGTGGATACCCATGTCGTGGATCTATCCGAGGAAAAGGCGCTCGTGGACCTTTTGAAGGGCCGCGAGCGCGTCATTTCGGCGTGCCCGTACTACATAAACACATTGATTGCGCGCTCTGCCCTTGCAGCAGGCGTCAGCTACTTCGACCTCACAGAGGACCGCGAGACTACTCGCGAAATCATTGCCATCTCGAAAAAGGCGACTGACGGGCAAATCTTCATGCCACAATGTGGGTTAGCTCCCGGATTCATCAGCATCCTGGCAAATGATCTTTGTAAGGCATTCGACAAACTGGACAGCGTGAAAATGCGTGTGGGTGCCCTGCCCCAGTTTCCCTCGAACATGATGATGTACAATCTGACTTGGTCCACCGACGGCCTGATCAACGAATACTGTAATCCCTGCGAGGCAATCCATGAAACCCGACTTGCTGAAATTCTCGCTCTGGAAGGGCTGGAGCTCTTTTCCCTCGACGGAAAGAATTATGAGGCCTTCAACACCTCAGGTGGATTGGGAACGCTCTGTGAAACCCTCAAGGGAAAGGTCCGCAATCTCAATTACAAGACGGTCCGTTACAAGGGACACCAATACCTGATGCAATTTCTTGTTAATGAATTGCACCTGGGAAAACGTCGCAAACTCATGCGGGAAATCCTGGAGAATGCGATCCCGGTAACGTTTCAGGATGTGACCCTGATCTTCTGCACGGTGAGTGGTTGGATTGACGGCAAACTGACACAACACAGCAATGCCCGGAAAATCTACAACGCCGACTTCAGTGGTGAGCAATGGAGTTCAATCCAGATCACGACTGCGGCTGGTATCTGCGGAGTTGTTGACCTGGCCGCCAATGGACAACTGGCCAGCAAGGGATTTGTCAGACAAGAGGAAGTGTCCTATGATGAGTTTATCAACAACCGCTTCGGCCAGTACTATGGAACCGGTGAGGAAGATTCGGATCCGGAAGTTAAAATTGAACCCATAAC